GTTAGGTAGCCGATTTGGCTATCTCATACACCATTAATTAACTAACGCTAGCGTTAGCCAGCCCACTTTCTTTACACATAAACAAGCTATCTAGGGACCATCATGTGAACTActcacaaaatgacaaaaataaaccagttagctaaatattcaatgaatcacagtattttatttagaataggatgctaactagctagctgtGTATATATCCAACTGACAAGCCGCTATAGCGCCCTATGCTAGCTGGTTAGACGTTATCGTAGGCCGACACTTATAAGATTATACATGAAGCATACTGCTTGCATTCACATGTCTGATTTAATGAACTgtacttgtaaaaaaaaaaagtaaaggtTGCATGGCTTTCACACATCTGCGAACAAAGTTTGCCGCGTTATAAAGCTATAATTCAGTCTGTAACGTCAATATATTAGTACCATAAATTCAGGACTTCGTTAGCTATTCAATCTACTGCCATACATCTTTGAACAACTCATGTAAAAGAGAACCACCAATAAATGTATCCTAGGTAGTTTTAGAACTCTAAATTTGATTTTTCCTTTAAATCATTTTGATACATGTTGTAAAGGTTCGTCTTGAAATTTAAAGTTTATTCTGTGGATAAAAGATGGGTGAACAGACTTTAGGTAAGTTTCATGTTGGCTGTAACTGGATCATAAACATGTTTATCTgatgtctgtctttctcccccagAACACTCAATCCAATGGACAACCAGTGGCTGTAGCTCAAGAGGAAGTTAAAGTGACAGAGGTATTTTCCAAGCTTGCCATGCAGATCAAAACTGAGAAGGTATGTTTGTTTGAGCAGCTCCTGCCAAAATTAAGGGGACCCGAAACTGATTATGGGCAGGGCAGCCACAACCGTTTCTTGAGTCTCTCTCAGTTGCGGTGAAGTTTTATGAGACAGTTTCGTTGTTTGAATGACATTTGCCAGTGTTGCAAGGCTTCAAAGGACAACACAGTTACATGATTgccatttgtattattattttgttggaACCCCATACTTTATTTCAATGCAACTTAGATTTATCTCTATCCATAGGTTCATGCGGTACAGGCCCCAGTGCAGGtgaaaaagaacaagaagaaaaccaagacaaatgtaaaaCCAGTTCAGTATGTGTCTGCAAATAATGGGAAGGAACCTGATGATGGTAAGACTCAACTTCTCATTTTTAAACtgactttagtttagttttaccCAGAAAAAGCCCATTGTTCTCAGTATTCAAAACCTTCATCTCAGCAGCTTTTGGATTAGACTACCCTTAACAATAATTTTTCCTAGCCAGCCTCTTGGTTAAATAATCAACCAAATGTACCCTTTATTTACCCTATCCCAAATTTCATCCACAGTCAACCATCTAATATACTTCTTTATCATTTCCTTGCACATGGCTAATCACCTTAccatttaatgttgttgtgtctACCAGGTGCATGGGAGACCAAAGTCAGTAACCgagagaagaagcagcagcgCAGGAAGGATATGGGTTCTGGGGATTCTGGTAGCCCAGGAGGGGTGGAGGTTCCCAAGAGTAACACAGAGGCACCTGTGACCACAGCACCTACCAACACCAAGAAGAACAGAGGAAACCATGGTACTCAGCAGTGTATCCCCCCACGTCATAGTGATTATGAATATAGTGATCGCATCCCCTATGTGTCCACATTAGAGACAAGAGAGTGAAAATATCGTGCTACTTGAtaaatttaactttttttaaatagatttaaaatatTCCTGCAAATGCAGTGGTTTAATTCAAAGTCTGAAATTGTTGAATTCAAATTCGCaatgattttataaatgttactTTAACAGCTGCAAGAAATGTGccacaattaaaaatgtttcaaaaatgtTCCCCCTTTATCTAATAAAGTTGCGTTCATATTTCTTCCACACTTGTTTCAGAGTCCCTGCATTCAAGAACTGCTGGAAAGGGGGACACAACTAGTGGAGCTGGTAAAGACAAAGCTTAACCATTATTTCTTGTGACTGAGATAGGAAAGCAATTTAATAGTGccccttttctttattttcccaattaaagctttgttttacattaagaTGAGATGGAGGATATACATTAAGATGATTTCCTTGGTGTGGTAACTGAACAAGCTTGTGATCGATTACAATCAATGATTTTGGTCTTGACTCTAAAGTACAGAATCTGCTGCTCGACTAAAGATTGTCACTGGTTGACAAAACTGCCAGTCTTACTCCTTGTCTTCCCCCAATCTCCATCTCCTCAGTGGCGTCCAGCCGGAGAGAGGAGCCTTCAGTCAATGGTGGTGGTTGGATTGACATGTCTTTGAAGATCCCACGTCAGATGGGTGCTGTGGATGGAACCAAGTGGAGTGCCATCTCCGCGCCTACACATTACAGGGCCCCACCTAAGCCTCAATCCTGGGGAAAGGAGACACAAGGTACCACCTTGACCTAGGTAGACATTTTTAcaccacaaaaataaatattgatggtGCAATATAACACAGCAGAATCTACAACTGAGCCATCTGCTGGGCATAAGTGGTATTgtaaaggaaattaaaaatgaGTTGGAGTGGTTAACTTAAGCTAACATTTGTAAAGTGGCTATGTTGGCAGAAGGTAAAAACATTGATTGAAAGTCAAAATTTAGATCGACTGCTGGCTCAACAAAGacactcaaaataaaaataaaagacttaaCTTTATAAGGCGACATACCCTGAGGGGTGATGTTCTGGCAAAGACCTTCGACTTCCTTGTGGATGTCAAGTGGTTTACTTTAAACCGAGAAAAACACAAGGCAGCTGTCATGAAAGCACTGAAATTTGGAACAGTAAAATTACGATTTTGTTTTAGAGGACTTGTGAGATGATGCCATATCTGAGCTCCACTGTTTGTTTCCCAGAACAGCATTCCAATATATGATCATAATCTGTTTCTGTGCAGCATGGAGTGGCATTGATGGCCGGATAAAGACTGACCTCAACTCTGTGACCTTCTCCATGCTGGGACTAAACCCCACAGGTTGGTATATTGATTAACTATCATCTCAATCACACAGTCACAAACCAGACTCTTAATTCCAAGATATGTAATCTGAAGAATGACTGATGTAGCTTTtccattttactttaaataaaacttccagtttgttttgttttttagcaaTGActaatttacctttttttttttacttctctctctctctcaatcctCTTCTGACTGTCTTCTTAGACCCAATATCAAATTCAGCGGAGCTGCAGTGGGCGAGGCGCCCTGATGTTGACGATGAATGGTCTGGATACAGTGAGTATTTCATTCAACCCATTCTACGTGGCACAGCCTTCTAAATAACGGCTAATCatcaaaagaaaagtaaaaaccGGATTTTGTAAAATGACGTGTAATCCCAAATCTCTAAAATTAAATTCATGTGCAAAAGTATCCAATCGTAGACCCGCATATACGCTTTgattatgtaatgttttgtcTAACTGCCATCCTGttgatgtcattttctttaGATGGGGTGGCAGCCGTGGACCCCAGCTCTGACTGGAATGCCCCAGTAGAGCACTGGGGAAACTATGAAGAGCCCCCTGTGTTGGTGACACCAGCGCCTCCACTGAAGGAACAGCCTGTCCCAAACAAGGTATTACTGACACTCACTAATTACATCTGTTAGACATTTCTAAATGATCCCTATGTAAGACCTAAAGTCTAAATCACAATCACAAAGGCTTTTTATATTCTTGATTttatagtattatttatttattttatttaccatGGACATCACTGTTACCAGAACTTGTGTTCCTAATTTTCAAGtgaatgtctgtttttgttatgtCAGGTatcagaggaagagaaggacacTGATGATCTCGCCAGTGAAGCAGCCAAAtccaagaagaagaggaaaaagaagaagaaatccgAAGAGGAGGCTGCCTCTGAGGCTCAGGCAAGAAACAAAAAACCACCAAGCTGTCAGATAATATCTTGTAATAACTGtataaaactgttttatttattgtacatattGTCAAATGAATTTAAGCATTTATCCTGTTTTGTAATCtcattgcatttctttgattGTAGATTGTGAGCACAGTGCTCCTGGTCAATACAGTACCCAAACCCCAAGAGCCTCCTGTGCTGGCTTCCAAAAAGCAGAATCCCAGCATATCATCCGCTCAGAGTAGGTTTTAACAGCTCAGTgaggaaataaatgttcaaaCGGTATATCAATATTAAGATGGTTCTAAATACAACTTtttaatttttcctttttaatctACTTGCAGAGAAGTCTGAGCCGACTGTGGAGCCTCTGAAGGCCTCCCAGAAGAAAAAGGTCCGAAGGGAAACATGAAGTCACATCACAGGTCCATACAAAGCATATGCAAATGATTGTAAAACGTGTCACATGCAATAATGACCAGGTACAGAGTTTCCTTCTGAGCTACATTAACAGTTTATCAGTTAccgaaacaaaaagaaaacaggcgGTGGGTGGATATCACCTGCTTGGCTAAATACAGTGATGAAATGTGGTCCTATGGACTGAAATCTTAACTAATTTGCACTATTTGCTACACTGCAACCAGAGTGGGGTTTCAGGGGAGGTGGACTTGCAGTGGAGGTCCATGTTCATGTAATTATTTTAACGGTATCAAAAGTGTTATTCCCTCCCAAGAGTGtatgtttatcatttttaacCCAAAAGCGGGTTATATTTAAATTTGTTATTGTATGAAAATTTAAGTTACAAGAGAAGCATACTTCTTTGCTCCCCAGAATattgcactttgttttgttcGCCGTGCTTCTGCCCTGATATCAATTACTGAAAAGTGTGGGAGCAAGCTGCATGTGAGGGCTGGTCTCAGATCAGGAGAGGTTCAGATTTCTTTCAAGTGCATCTCGGTGCAACACTCGCATACCCATATGTTCATTGAGAGAGTTTTAGGTTGCTATAATCCGACCCCCTCTTCGTACTGGCCATGATGTGATACACCCACAGAGCTGCAATGTAAGAAATGGGGGATCACAAATCTACCCtcctcatttttttttttattctaaagtGTATCTGAAGTTAACATGAGACGTTAGTTAAGTTAGTGTTGCCAAATGGATGGGTATTTTCCAAAGTCATGGCCTTTTTTAGTACAAACCTCCACCTTTTGTGTTTCCCGTGTTAACTTTCTGGGCTGTGAGTGATACGTCCTGACAGCCAGAGCTACAAAACCTTGACAATAAACCTACTCGTGACTACCAGAACAAAGGTATTCTCAgactgctgaagcctcatattaGTTTTGGCTGAACTTTAGGTGCCactttgtaccttttttatattgtaGTCGCTCTATGAAGGTATCACTGGACAGCCATTATGGAGAGAAGAAATTATTACAGTGACCTATAACTCTTTCAACAAACAAATTGCATCTGAGTGTTGTGTTAAGATGGGTTTGTCTATCCTTTTTAATTAATATCTCCCAAAATCTATTCTTGGAGTACAAACACACGCTACCTGTAGGCTGTGTAGTTTATTAAAGCTCCTTTTATGAAGAATGGCAGCTGTTATCAGGTtgtttcacagcagaaacaaaagtATTTGGTCATAGAAACTTCTCCACAACCGCTCCTGCAGCGTAATCCACCTCTTCACTGTCCATCCGAGTGGTAGTATGTTCATACTTTCATTGTTTTGCCAAAATATGGTTAGATTCACGACTGCTCGAAACTGTGATGACAATTTAGAGCACACTGACGGCTGAAAAGCTACTGATTCAGCAGTAATGGATCAGATCAGATCATTTCTTCAAAGATGACGCTACATTTAAAATTTGGATGTTATATACTGGTTCGGGATTCCCACTGAGGACTGTTGATAAGTGTTATGGAAGGAACACAGTGACTGATATGATCCACCAGGGGGCActgtaatgtgaagtaaagcaGTAGTGGGATTATTATCATTCTGAGTGTGTCTTTCTTTATCTAACTAGACTGTGCGTTGATTTTCTAGACACTTAATGAACCCTTCTGCAGTCTTtctgattttttaaaacatttttcttccAGTTTCTGTGCTAGAAAAAGCCATGCCATATGTACAGATTGTAAGGGGGCCTTTTCCAGTCCTGTGATTGCACTGTGCAAAAGGCTGTATTGAGTTCCTTTTTGATGTCTATGAATTGTTTTTTACTACCTTTTTGcagaatgtgaaatgtgaatttgtttgtgtttaacctGACATCAAGCATTTATgattggggattttttttttttttacataaattgAGAATGAAGACATACATAAAGATATAATATGGAGCAGCTTTAATTCC
This region of Cottoperca gobio chromosome 11, fCotGob3.1, whole genome shotgun sequence genomic DNA includes:
- the mtdha gene encoding metadherin a isoform X2, coding for MVGDMRGFALEKAELLSSRLKEILSSGQGYVLAQFGVDLGLKPDVYPTWVILSTAAVGLLLLLCLSWATVCGGLFVGKKRGSPVPQGNREPGKANVAKIAKPEEQKKRNKKKTLEKNTQSNGQPVAVAQEEVKVTEVHAVQAPVQVKKNKKKTKTNVKPVQYVSANNGKEPDDGAWETKVSNREKKQQRRKDMGSGDSGSPGGVEVPKSNTEAPVTTAPTNTKKNRGNHESLHSRTAGKGDTTSGAVASSRREEPSVNGGGWIDMSLKIPRQMGAVDGTKWSAISAPTHYRAPPKPQSWGKETQAWSGIDGRIKTDLNSVTFSMLGLNPTDPISNSAELQWARRPDVDDEWSGYNGVAAVDPSSDWNAPVEHWGNYEEPPVLVTPAPPLKEQPVPNKVSEEEKDTDDLASEAAKSKKKRKKKKKSEEEAASEAQIVSTVLLVNTVPKPQEPPVLASKKQNPSISSAQKKSEPTVEPLKASQKKKVRRET
- the mtdha gene encoding metadherin a isoform X1 is translated as MVGDMRGFALEKAELLSSRLKEILSSGQGYVLAQFGVDLGLKPDVYPTWVILSTAAVGLLLLLCLSWATVCGGLFVGKKRGSPVPQGNREPGKANVAKIAKPEEQKKRNKKKTLEKNTQSNGQPVAVAQEEVKVTEVFSKLAMQIKTEKVHAVQAPVQVKKNKKKTKTNVKPVQYVSANNGKEPDDGAWETKVSNREKKQQRRKDMGSGDSGSPGGVEVPKSNTEAPVTTAPTNTKKNRGNHESLHSRTAGKGDTTSGAVASSRREEPSVNGGGWIDMSLKIPRQMGAVDGTKWSAISAPTHYRAPPKPQSWGKETQAWSGIDGRIKTDLNSVTFSMLGLNPTDPISNSAELQWARRPDVDDEWSGYNGVAAVDPSSDWNAPVEHWGNYEEPPVLVTPAPPLKEQPVPNKVSEEEKDTDDLASEAAKSKKKRKKKKKSEEEAASEAQIVSTVLLVNTVPKPQEPPVLASKKQNPSISSAQKKSEPTVEPLKASQKKKVRRET